A single Pirellulaceae bacterium DNA region contains:
- a CDS encoding Re/Si-specific NAD(P)(+) transhydrogenase subunit alpha: MKIAVVKESFPGERRVALTPANVPQLAKAGVEVVVQSGAGQSAGFPDAQYSDKGATIADGLQAAVAMADIVAQVRSAGYDLDGGSKIRELLRPGQIVIGACDPLGQPATIAQWAQSGMTLFALELIPRITRAQSMDILSSQATIAGYRAVLLAASELPKIFPMMMTAAGTLTAAKVFVIGAGVAGLQAIASSRKMGAVVHAYDVRPACREQVESLGAKFVEVPLDAGSSEDKGGYAKAMDEAFYQRQRELMASVVAQSDVVITTAAIPGRPSPRLITADAARGMAPGSVIVDLAAERGGNCELTKADQRVVDQGITILGPTNLPAEAPFHASQMFGNNVVKFLLNMVKKGQVELNLQDEIIRDTMVTHQGQIASPRIAQLLAPAG; this comes from the coding sequence ATGAAGATTGCGGTAGTTAAAGAAAGTTTTCCTGGCGAGCGGCGCGTAGCCTTGACGCCTGCTAATGTTCCGCAGCTTGCTAAAGCTGGCGTGGAAGTCGTTGTACAATCTGGAGCGGGGCAGTCCGCCGGATTTCCCGACGCCCAGTATAGTGACAAGGGAGCCACGATCGCCGATGGGCTGCAGGCAGCGGTAGCGATGGCAGATATCGTGGCGCAAGTGCGCTCGGCCGGTTACGATCTGGACGGCGGAAGCAAGATACGAGAATTATTGCGGCCAGGCCAGATTGTAATTGGCGCGTGCGATCCACTTGGGCAACCCGCTACCATCGCGCAGTGGGCCCAGTCGGGGATGACACTGTTCGCGCTGGAGCTGATTCCGCGCATTACGCGGGCGCAAAGCATGGACATTCTTTCGTCGCAGGCGACCATTGCGGGATACCGCGCGGTCCTGTTGGCTGCCAGCGAATTGCCCAAGATATTTCCGATGATGATGACGGCGGCCGGAACGTTAACTGCCGCCAAAGTATTTGTCATTGGAGCCGGTGTGGCCGGTCTGCAGGCCATCGCCTCGTCGCGCAAGATGGGGGCTGTCGTGCATGCTTACGATGTGCGTCCAGCCTGTCGCGAACAAGTGGAAAGCTTGGGGGCTAAATTCGTTGAGGTGCCTCTGGATGCCGGTAGCTCTGAAGACAAGGGAGGGTATGCCAAGGCGATGGACGAGGCCTTCTATCAGCGGCAACGCGAGTTGATGGCCAGCGTAGTCGCGCAAAGTGATGTCGTCATTACCACAGCGGCCATCCCAGGCCGTCCCAGTCCTAGATTGATAACCGCCGACGCGGCCCGGGGAATGGCCCCTGGTAGCGTGATCGTCGACTTAGCTGCCGAACGCGGCGGCAATTGCGAACTGACTAAGGCTGATCAGCGTGTAGTCGATCAGGGCATAACCATTCTTGGACCTACAAACTTGCCTGCCGAGGCCCCGTTTCACGCCAGTCAGATGTTCGGAAACAACGTTGTCAAATTCTTGCTCAATATGGTCAAGAAAGGACAAGTGGAATTGAATTTACAAGATGAAATCATTCGCGACACGATGGTGACGCATCAAGGACAGATTGCCAGTCCTCGCATTGCCCAGTTGTTGGCACCAGCCGGTTGA
- a CDS encoding NAD(P)(+) transhydrogenase (Re/Si-specific) subunit beta has protein sequence MSPSVTLLLAYLAASLCFILGLKQMSHPRSAVRGIVIAAIGMLVAIVTTLLDPRIDGYAYILVGLIAGGVGGAYLALTVDIKSMPQLVGLLNGFGGAASALVAWADLILNPGHPTDALVAVGLSGLIGSVTFSGSMIAYAKLEEFKQFRQPFSLPAQPLINAGLLLLTLLFVTLLVGSDGAGGQVSWYIMTMLVALVLGVFLVLPIGGADMPVVISLMNSYSGLAGAATGFVIQNDALIISGSLVGASGIILTQIMCKAMNRSLPNVLFGSMAGSGKVASADEVYANVRSTSPEDVAMILDGAQRVVFVPGYGMAVAQAQHAVRDLSKLLEAKGCTVEYAIHPVAGRMPGHMNVLLAEADISYDKLKEMDEINPTLDTVDVAIVIGANDVVNPLAKTDPQSPIAGMPIIEVDKCRTVIVVKRSLSPGFAGIPNPLFALPQTLMLYSDGQEAILSIVKEIKANG, from the coding sequence ATGTCTCCCTCTGTAACGCTCCTGTTGGCCTATTTAGCTGCATCCTTGTGCTTCATTTTGGGGCTCAAGCAGATGTCGCATCCACGCTCAGCAGTCCGCGGAATTGTTATCGCCGCCATCGGGATGCTTGTGGCCATTGTGACGACACTGTTGGACCCGCGTATTGACGGATATGCCTACATCCTTGTGGGCTTGATTGCCGGTGGCGTCGGCGGAGCCTATCTGGCGTTGACCGTAGATATCAAGTCGATGCCGCAATTGGTTGGTTTATTAAACGGATTTGGCGGGGCGGCGTCTGCACTCGTCGCCTGGGCGGATCTGATTTTGAACCCCGGCCATCCTACGGATGCACTTGTGGCAGTCGGTCTGTCCGGCCTGATCGGCAGCGTCACCTTCAGCGGCAGCATGATTGCCTATGCCAAACTGGAAGAATTCAAGCAATTTCGTCAGCCGTTCAGCTTGCCGGCCCAACCGCTGATCAATGCGGGGTTATTGCTGCTGACACTCTTGTTCGTGACATTGCTGGTAGGCAGTGATGGCGCAGGAGGGCAAGTTAGCTGGTACATCATGACCATGTTGGTAGCGCTGGTATTGGGGGTGTTCCTGGTATTGCCAATTGGCGGAGCCGATATGCCGGTGGTGATTTCGTTGATGAACTCCTATTCGGGATTGGCTGGCGCGGCTACCGGATTCGTCATTCAAAATGATGCGTTGATCATTTCGGGCTCACTGGTGGGTGCATCGGGGATCATCTTGACCCAGATCATGTGCAAAGCCATGAATCGCTCGTTGCCGAATGTGTTGTTTGGTAGCATGGCGGGTAGCGGAAAAGTGGCCAGTGCCGATGAAGTTTACGCCAACGTGCGCAGCACCTCGCCAGAGGATGTGGCTATGATCTTGGACGGGGCGCAGCGAGTCGTCTTTGTGCCAGGTTACGGCATGGCGGTCGCGCAGGCGCAACACGCTGTTCGCGATTTGAGCAAGTTGTTGGAAGCTAAAGGCTGTACTGTCGAATATGCAATTCATCCCGTGGCCGGCCGCATGCCGGGTCACATGAACGTGTTGCTGGCAGAAGCCGATATCAGCTACGACAAACTGAAAGAGATGGACGAGATTAACCCGACGCTCGATACCGTAGACGTTGCCATCGTGATCGGTGCCAACGATGTCGTCAATCCGCTGGCCAAGACGGATCCACAAAGTCCCATCGCGGGCATGCCAATTATTGAAGTCGACAAGTGCCGCACGGTGATCGTCGTCAAACGCAGCCTCAGTCCGGGGTTTGCCGGAATTCCCAATCCGTTGTTTGCGCTACCACAGACGCTGATGCTGTATTCCGACGGGCAGGAAGCGATTTTGAGCATCGTCAAGGAAATCAAGGCTAACGGCTGA
- the cysD gene encoding sulfate adenylyltransferase subunit CysD: MTSYSLTHLKLLEAESIHIIREVAAEFAKPVMLYSIGKDSAVMTHLALKAFYPAKPPFPFLHVDTTYKFREMIEFRENYVRKQLGLDLLVHINHEGLKLGIDPFENSEKHTEVMKTDSLKQALNKYQFDAAFGGARRDEEKSRAKERVFSFRDRFHRWDPKNQRPELWNLYNSRVNPGESIRVFPISNWTELDVWQYIHLENIPLVPLYFAAEREVVNRGGTWIMKDDDRMQLREGEKLEKRMVRFRTLGCYPLTGAVESSATTLPQIIQEMLLTKTSERQGRVIDRDAGGAGMEEKKKQGYF; the protein is encoded by the coding sequence ATGACATCCTATTCGCTGACTCACCTCAAGCTGCTGGAGGCCGAAAGCATCCACATTATCCGCGAGGTTGCCGCCGAGTTTGCCAAGCCGGTAATGCTGTATTCCATCGGCAAAGATTCGGCGGTCATGACGCACTTAGCACTCAAAGCCTTTTATCCAGCCAAGCCTCCCTTTCCTTTTCTGCATGTAGACACGACTTACAAATTCCGTGAAATGATCGAGTTTCGCGAGAATTATGTGCGGAAGCAGTTGGGACTGGACCTGCTGGTACATATCAACCACGAAGGGCTGAAACTGGGGATCGACCCCTTTGAAAATAGCGAAAAACATACCGAAGTCATGAAGACCGACTCGCTCAAGCAGGCTCTGAACAAATACCAATTTGATGCGGCCTTCGGCGGTGCGCGCCGTGACGAAGAAAAATCTCGCGCTAAAGAGCGTGTATTCTCGTTCCGTGACCGTTTCCACCGCTGGGACCCCAAAAACCAGCGCCCGGAACTATGGAATCTGTACAACAGCCGGGTCAACCCCGGTGAGAGCATTCGCGTCTTTCCGATCAGCAATTGGACGGAACTGGACGTGTGGCAATATATTCACTTGGAAAACATTCCGCTGGTCCCCCTATACTTTGCAGCCGAGCGCGAAGTCGTCAATCGCGGCGGCACCTGGATCATGAAGGATGATGATCGTATGCAACTCCGCGAGGGCGAGAAGCTCGAAAAGCGCATGGTCCGATTTCGTACTTTGGGTTGCTACCCCTTGACCGGTGCCGTTGAATCGTCGGCCACCACCCTGCCGCAAATCATCCAAGAAATGTTGCTCACCAAGACCAGCGAACGCCAAGGCCGCGTCATCGACCGCGATGCCGGTGGCGCAGGCATGGAAGAGAAAAAGAAGCAGGGATATTTTTAG
- a CDS encoding pilus assembly protein yields MSGRIQSKQNSRPVANADRRGATTVEFALVVPLILTLFLGAVEITRLNFLRHTAANAAYEGARAAIVPGGTVQEAVTAATNILTMVGAGQGVNVNAVLNATSVQVTVTVPVNRNSWGVGRFSNGFNIVQACILQREIN; encoded by the coding sequence ATGAGTGGTCGCATCCAATCGAAACAGAATTCTCGGCCGGTAGCCAACGCCGATCGACGTGGGGCCACCACAGTTGAATTTGCGCTCGTCGTGCCACTCATTCTGACTCTCTTTCTGGGGGCCGTCGAAATCACACGATTAAATTTCTTGCGTCACACGGCCGCCAACGCTGCGTACGAAGGCGCCCGTGCTGCGATCGTACCTGGCGGCACGGTGCAAGAGGCCGTGACAGCAGCCACCAATATCCTGACGATGGTTGGGGCAGGACAAGGTGTCAATGTAAACGCTGTACTCAATGCAACTAGCGTCCAGGTGACCGTCACGGTCCCGGTCAATAGAAACAGTTGGGGAGTCGGACGCTTCAGCAATGGATTTAATATCGTCCAAGCTTGCATTCTACAGCGCGAGATCAATTAA
- the cysN gene encoding sulfate adenylyltransferase subunit CysN has protein sequence MSHQSELIATDIEAYLAQHERKQLLRFITCGSVDDGKSTLIGRLLFDSKMLYEDQLAQLESESKVHGTTGGKFDPALVTDGLKAEREQGITIDVAYRYFSTAKRKFIIADTPGHEQYTRNMATGASTADLAIILVDARHGVLTQTKRHSFIVSLLGIRHVVVTINKMDLVNFSQQRFEEICEAYRDFAARLDLPDLHFIPISALNGDNVVDASPHMPWYRGNTLMNFLETVYIGSDRNFQDFRFPVQYVNRPNLDFRGFCGTIASGIIRGGEEIMVLPSRQTSRVKDIVTYDGNPEEAFTPQSVTLTLETEIDCSRGDMIVRPGNVPRVGNSFEAMLVWMSPEPMVAGKSYLFKHTTQTIAGQIDTLRYRVDVNTLHRSPAPELQLNEIGRCSITLNQPIYYDAYRHNRATGAFVIIDKISNITVGAGMISSREADHKHALAPWEIEAATEKTDNDAIRPVTSQERQARLGQLPATILLTGLSGSGKSTIARGVERALFDLGRLSIVLDGEDLRRGLSRDLGYTPEDRSENLRRCAHIARLLNENGFLCLAALVAPDAAVREKVAELIGRERFIEVHVDAPLEVCQQRDPRGHYQQASQGEMPRMPGAGTVYQAPAEADLVLRTDQLSIAECVSQILELLRERKCIGPTA, from the coding sequence ATGAGCCACCAAAGCGAACTGATAGCTACCGATATCGAAGCCTACTTGGCCCAGCACGAACGTAAGCAGTTGCTGCGGTTTATCACCTGTGGCAGCGTCGATGATGGCAAGAGCACGCTGATCGGGCGTTTGCTATTCGACTCGAAAATGCTGTACGAAGACCAGTTGGCACAACTGGAAAGTGAATCCAAAGTCCATGGCACCACCGGCGGTAAGTTCGACCCGGCGTTGGTCACCGACGGACTGAAAGCCGAACGAGAGCAGGGCATTACGATCGATGTGGCCTACCGTTATTTCTCAACGGCCAAACGCAAGTTCATCATCGCCGATACGCCGGGGCACGAGCAGTACACGCGCAACATGGCCACGGGGGCTTCGACCGCTGACTTGGCCATTATTCTGGTGGATGCCCGTCACGGCGTACTGACTCAAACCAAACGACACAGCTTTATTGTCTCACTGTTGGGCATTCGCCACGTCGTAGTGACCATTAACAAAATGGACTTGGTGAACTTTAGTCAACAGCGTTTTGAAGAAATCTGCGAAGCCTACCGCGACTTTGCAGCTCGCCTGGACCTACCCGATTTGCATTTCATTCCCATCTCGGCTCTCAACGGCGATAATGTGGTGGACGCTAGCCCCCACATGCCGTGGTACCGGGGCAATACGCTGATGAATTTCCTGGAGACGGTGTACATCGGTTCGGATCGCAATTTCCAAGACTTTCGCTTCCCCGTCCAGTATGTCAATCGACCGAATTTGGATTTTCGAGGATTCTGCGGCACGATTGCTTCGGGCATCATTCGCGGCGGCGAAGAGATCATGGTGCTGCCGTCGCGACAAACCAGCCGCGTCAAAGATATTGTGACCTACGATGGCAATCCCGAGGAAGCTTTCACGCCCCAATCAGTCACGCTGACGCTAGAAACCGAAATCGACTGCAGTCGAGGCGATATGATCGTGCGCCCGGGCAATGTACCACGCGTCGGCAATTCGTTTGAAGCCATGCTGGTGTGGATGTCACCCGAACCCATGGTTGCTGGCAAGTCTTACTTGTTCAAACACACCACGCAAACCATCGCCGGCCAGATCGACACCCTGCGTTACCGCGTAGATGTCAACACGCTACACCGCTCCCCGGCTCCCGAATTACAACTCAATGAAATCGGCCGCTGCTCGATCACACTCAACCAGCCGATTTACTATGACGCCTATCGCCACAATCGAGCGACGGGTGCCTTCGTAATTATCGACAAGATTTCTAATATCACGGTCGGTGCCGGGATGATTTCGTCGCGGGAAGCCGATCACAAGCACGCACTGGCTCCCTGGGAAATTGAAGCGGCCACCGAAAAAACGGACAACGATGCTATCCGACCTGTGACATCTCAGGAACGACAAGCTAGGCTGGGCCAGTTGCCAGCCACGATCTTACTGACCGGACTGAGCGGCAGTGGCAAGAGCACCATCGCGCGTGGCGTCGAGCGGGCTCTGTTTGACCTAGGCAGGTTGTCCATCGTTTTGGACGGAGAAGACCTGCGGCGGGGGCTGAGTCGCGATCTGGGTTATACCCCGGAAGATCGCTCCGAGAATTTGCGACGCTGCGCACACATCGCGCGACTGTTAAACGAAAATGGCTTCTTGTGTCTGGCCGCATTGGTAGCTCCCGATGCAGCGGTTCGTGAAAAAGTTGCCGAGCTGATTGGACGCGAGCGTTTTATCGAAGTTCACGTGGATGCGCCGCTCGAAGTCTGCCAGCAGCGTGATCCTCGCGGCCATTACCAACAAGCTTCACAGGGCGAAATGCCACGAATGCCGGGAGCCGGTACCGTTTATCAGGCTCCCGCAGAAGCTGACTTGGTGCTGCGAACTGATCAACTATCAATTGCTGAGTGCGTTAGTCAGATACTCGAATTACTGCGCGAGCGCAAATGCATTGGGCCGACCGCGTAA
- a CDS encoding DUF2062 domain-containing protein: MKFVSDKLISYWRRTKHFCVCKILHADDPPHTLALGIAIGIFVGFLPLMGIQMALAVGIAWPFRANKLIAGSLVWISNPLTMVPIYYPGYWLGCKLLNEPLTGGWLEILQSDESSTVKLRNFLENLADFAGPLMLGTFVLASVAGVISYYASLAIIRTYRLRRWGQLIPPAATPRHSSSDDPPDSAKHSPGSETAA, translated from the coding sequence ATGAAGTTCGTTAGTGACAAGCTGATCTCCTATTGGCGTAGAACTAAGCATTTCTGCGTTTGTAAGATTCTTCATGCGGATGACCCGCCGCACACGCTAGCGCTTGGCATTGCCATTGGGATTTTTGTGGGATTCTTACCACTGATGGGCATACAAATGGCACTGGCCGTTGGTATTGCTTGGCCTTTCCGAGCCAATAAATTGATTGCTGGATCGCTGGTGTGGATTTCCAACCCGCTGACGATGGTTCCGATTTACTATCCGGGCTATTGGCTAGGCTGCAAACTACTGAACGAGCCGCTGACTGGCGGTTGGCTGGAGATATTACAATCGGACGAAAGCTCAACCGTCAAATTGCGGAATTTCCTTGAGAATTTGGCTGACTTTGCGGGTCCACTGATGTTGGGTACGTTCGTGCTCGCATCAGTGGCAGGCGTCATCAGCTACTACGCTTCGCTGGCGATTATCCGCACTTATCGCCTGCGCCGTTGGGGACAATTGATCCCTCCAGCGGCGACCCCCAGGCATTCAAGTTCAGATGATCCTCCTGATTCTGCCAAGCATTCTCCGGGTTCCGAAACTGCGGCCTAG
- a CDS encoding pilus assembly protein produces MLHENSQMSIQQQEPVRAVGPYKSLRGVCRDMFRRGAATIETAVTLPVLVLLVFGSIEIANGVFLKQTLTVAAYEGARVATRPGATRAQARQRVQEILAARNVNNRTITISPAVDANTSRGTRVTVTVSSNGSSQSFNPLGLFMQRTLTKSAIMVRL; encoded by the coding sequence ATGCTCCACGAGAACTCCCAAATGTCGATTCAACAGCAAGAGCCAGTTCGGGCCGTTGGCCCATACAAGTCCCTGCGCGGCGTATGTCGCGACATGTTTCGACGTGGTGCCGCCACGATCGAAACCGCCGTGACGCTACCAGTGTTGGTGTTGCTGGTGTTTGGTTCGATCGAAATTGCCAACGGGGTGTTTTTGAAGCAGACTTTGACGGTAGCAGCTTACGAGGGGGCTCGTGTGGCAACGCGGCCAGGTGCCACTCGAGCTCAAGCCCGACAGAGAGTTCAAGAGATACTGGCCGCCCGCAATGTCAATAATCGTACCATCACGATTTCGCCTGCAGTAGATGCTAACACCAGCCGTGGGACGCGCGTTACCGTAACGGTCAGTTCCAACGGCAGTAGCCAGTCGTTTAATCCGCTGGGATTATTTATGCAACGAACTCTGACAAAGTCGGCCATCATGGTTCGGCTGTAA
- a CDS encoding VWA domain-containing protein: protein MRSLNKPNPKPVDWSGNKKGQRCGAAAILVVSMMVVFVLTAAITVDYAHMQLVRSELRLATDAAAKAGAEALSRTQSTSQATNQAIEYASLNPVANRQVQVTPQDVIFGRVTQGQAGRWQFQAGATPFNSVRVNSRLDSPLFFGRLLGTQSFSPQESAVAGQKQLEVCLCLDRSGSMLFDMSGVDYAYPPNNPRLSNFTSWGTIWQNHLSPPHPTASRWAVLERAVQSFYTELNNISSPPYSCLVTWGSNYTMPIAPATVFPAARTDVELPRESNFIAQRQTISNAISQLGTQPMMGATNLSAGLDLAVARITGPQARPTSDKVVLLLTDGEWNEGRSPVLAAQDARARGVTVYVVSMLTGFQPVLQQVAQITGGQHYTTSNEAQLHQAFRDIASSLQVVLVE, encoded by the coding sequence ATGAGATCCCTAAATAAACCGAACCCTAAACCAGTGGATTGGTCAGGCAACAAGAAAGGGCAACGCTGCGGCGCCGCAGCGATTCTAGTTGTCAGCATGATGGTTGTCTTCGTGTTGACGGCTGCAATCACTGTCGACTACGCCCACATGCAACTCGTCCGCTCTGAACTACGCTTGGCAACCGACGCAGCCGCCAAAGCTGGCGCCGAAGCGCTCTCGCGAACCCAAAGCACATCACAAGCCACCAATCAGGCGATTGAATATGCGTCGCTGAATCCGGTAGCAAACAGGCAGGTACAGGTGACTCCCCAAGATGTGATTTTTGGGCGAGTGACCCAAGGGCAAGCCGGTCGTTGGCAGTTTCAGGCTGGTGCGACTCCCTTTAATTCCGTGCGCGTCAACTCCAGACTCGATTCGCCGCTGTTCTTCGGACGATTATTGGGAACTCAGTCGTTCTCACCACAAGAGTCTGCGGTGGCAGGACAAAAGCAATTAGAAGTCTGCTTGTGCCTGGATCGCTCCGGTTCAATGTTATTCGATATGTCCGGAGTCGATTATGCCTATCCGCCGAATAATCCTCGCTTAAGCAACTTCACGTCGTGGGGAACAATCTGGCAGAACCACCTGTCGCCACCGCATCCAACCGCCAGCCGCTGGGCGGTCTTGGAGCGTGCCGTTCAGAGTTTTTACACTGAACTAAACAACATAAGTAGTCCGCCGTACTCATGCTTGGTAACCTGGGGTTCCAACTACACGATGCCGATTGCTCCCGCGACCGTTTTTCCAGCAGCTCGCACGGATGTTGAGTTACCACGCGAAAGCAATTTCATAGCACAACGCCAAACGATCTCCAACGCTATCTCCCAGTTAGGTACTCAGCCGATGATGGGAGCGACGAATCTGTCGGCCGGGCTTGACCTGGCCGTAGCCAGGATTACTGGTCCACAAGCGCGGCCCACGTCCGATAAAGTTGTGCTCCTATTAACAGATGGTGAATGGAACGAAGGTCGGTCGCCTGTATTGGCGGCTCAGGATGCGCGCGCCCGCGGGGTCACAGTGTATGTGGTTTCGATGTTAACCGGCTTCCAACCCGTACTGCAGCAGGTTGCGCAAATCACTGGAGGGCAGCATTATACAACCAGTAACGAAGCCCAGCTTCACCAAGCGTTTCGCGATATCGCCAGCAGCCTGCAAGTCGTGTTGGTCGAGTAG
- the rsmG gene encoding 16S rRNA (guanine(527)-N(7))-methyltransferase RsmG, with the protein MQNSELEAAIRELDISVPDAAIEPLAEYCRRLWAWNEQVNLTRHTTFQLFARRDLLDTVRLASHLPEGHEVLDVGTGGGVPGVVLAILRPDLNVSLCDSTLKKARIVQEIVQALELPVAVYHQNVQTVLEDLRFHALITRATGSISRLLQWLDGQWLQFDRLLAIKGPRWTEERAEARHRGLLRGIDLRCLETYNMPGTQSDSAILCMTPKRTANAS; encoded by the coding sequence GTGCAAAACAGCGAATTAGAAGCGGCCATCCGCGAACTGGACATCAGCGTTCCCGACGCAGCCATTGAGCCGCTGGCCGAGTACTGTCGCCGACTGTGGGCCTGGAACGAACAAGTCAACCTGACACGCCATACCACGTTCCAGCTGTTTGCCCGACGCGACCTGCTGGATACGGTCCGGTTGGCAAGCCACTTGCCGGAGGGGCATGAGGTATTGGATGTTGGTACTGGCGGGGGAGTACCCGGCGTAGTGCTGGCGATTCTGCGCCCAGACTTGAATGTCAGCCTGTGCGATAGCACCCTCAAGAAGGCGCGCATCGTTCAGGAGATCGTCCAGGCTTTAGAGTTGCCTGTCGCGGTCTATCACCAGAATGTGCAAACCGTCTTGGAAGACCTACGTTTTCACGCCTTGATTACTCGAGCAACCGGCAGTATCAGCCGCCTACTGCAATGGCTGGATGGGCAATGGTTGCAGTTCGATCGGCTGTTGGCCATCAAAGGGCCTCGCTGGACCGAGGAACGCGCCGAAGCTAGGCATCGCGGGCTGCTGAGAGGCATAGACTTGCGCTGTTTAGAAACCTATAACATGCCCGGCACTCAGTCCGATTCGGCCATCTTATGTATGACGCCCAAGCGAACCGCCAATGCTAGCTAG
- a CDS encoding NAD(P) transhydrogenase subunit alpha, whose amino-acid sequence MKPYSKFVKAQSGQLARHSLLLLGCLFLVAASPSVVAKDSAAPAAVAVAGQEDQTVEASPAVATSRHEAGVSRGAKLVASFTVFLLAVFVGFEVITKVPPTLHTPLMSGSNAISGITVIGAILTAGHVAGGWGSFLGMLAVVLAMLNVAGGFLVTRRMLVMFKKR is encoded by the coding sequence ATGAAGCCCTATTCAAAGTTCGTGAAAGCCCAATCAGGGCAGCTTGCCCGTCATAGTCTATTGCTATTGGGGTGCTTGTTTCTGGTCGCAGCATCGCCTTCAGTTGTTGCCAAGGATTCTGCCGCGCCAGCCGCTGTGGCGGTAGCAGGCCAGGAGGATCAGACAGTCGAAGCCTCGCCGGCCGTGGCGACCTCTCGTCATGAGGCGGGAGTAAGTCGCGGAGCTAAGTTAGTGGCCAGTTTCACCGTTTTCTTGTTGGCTGTGTTTGTGGGGTTCGAGGTGATAACAAAAGTTCCGCCCACGCTGCATACACCCCTGATGTCGGGCTCCAATGCAATCAGTGGTATCACCGTGATTGGGGCAATTCTGACAGCGGGTCACGTCGCCGGTGGTTGGGGATCCTTCTTGGGTATGTTAGCGGTCGTGCTGGCAATGTTGAATGTCGCGGGCGGCTTTTTAGTCACGCGTCGCATGCTCGTGATGTTCAAGAAACGGTAG
- a CDS encoding DUF1080 domain-containing protein: MASELVAVASATGETAGAVSEPKPSAWIQLFNGKDLAGWIPKVRYSPLGENYGNTFQVEDGVLKVVYDPQAYPTYGERFGHLFYHQSYSSYRLRVEYRFVGQQCPGGPNWAVRNNGLMLHCEDPKLMGVDQDFPASIEVQLLGGDGQRPRSTANLCTPGTNVIYKDKLFLPHCTNSTSQTYHGDQWVTVEVEVRGNKVIRHLMEGEVVLEYYQPQLDGRDAHSQRLIEARGGELQLSEGFIAIQAESHPTEFRKIELQILN, translated from the coding sequence ATGGCGTCGGAGCTTGTGGCGGTGGCCTCGGCGACTGGCGAGACGGCTGGTGCCGTTTCAGAGCCAAAGCCGTCCGCGTGGATTCAGCTCTTCAACGGCAAAGACCTAGCCGGCTGGATACCCAAGGTCCGCTATAGCCCACTGGGGGAAAACTATGGCAATACGTTCCAAGTGGAAGATGGCGTTCTCAAGGTAGTCTACGATCCACAGGCTTACCCGACTTATGGCGAGCGGTTCGGACACTTGTTCTATCATCAATCGTATTCGAGTTATCGGCTACGTGTCGAGTACCGGTTTGTGGGCCAGCAGTGCCCAGGCGGGCCGAATTGGGCGGTCCGTAACAACGGGTTGATGTTGCACTGCGAAGACCCCAAGTTGATGGGCGTCGATCAAGATTTTCCGGCGTCGATCGAGGTGCAATTGTTGGGAGGCGATGGCCAGCGTCCGCGCTCGACGGCCAACCTATGCACACCGGGGACGAACGTAATTTACAAAGATAAACTGTTTCTGCCTCACTGCACCAATTCGACTTCACAGACCTACCATGGTGACCAATGGGTCACGGTGGAAGTCGAGGTTCGCGGCAATAAAGTGATTCGCCATCTGATGGAAGGCGAAGTGGTGTTGGAGTACTACCAGCCGCAACTGGACGGTCGCGATGCGCATAGCCAGAGGTTAATTGAGGCTCGTGGCGGCGAGTTGCAACTGAGCGAAGGCTTCATCGCCATTCAGGCCGAGAGCCATCCGACGGAGTTTCGCAAGATTGAGCTGCAAATCCTGAATTGA